In Thiomonas arsenitoxydans, the genomic stretch CTGCCCAGGTTTCCCGCAACACCGCCGAGACGCAAATCACCGTGTCCCTCAACCTCGACGGCACCGGCGTCTCCAAACTGTCCACCGGTGTGGGCTTCTTTGATCACATGCTCGACCAGATCGCCCGGCACGGGCTGATCGACCTCGACATCCAGGCCAAGGGCGATTTGCATATCGACGCGCATCACACGGTCGAAGACGTGGGCATCACGCTGGGCCAGGCGCTGGCGCGGGCCATCGGCGACAAGAAGGGCATCCGCCGTTATGGCCATGCCTATGTGCCGCTCGACGAAGCCCTGAGCCGCGTGGTCATCGATTTTTCAGGCCGCCCCGGTCTGGAATGGCATGTGCCGTTCACCCGTGCGATGATTGGCGAATTCGACGTCGATCTGGCCCACGAGTTTTTTCAGGGGCTGGTCAACCACGCCGCCATCACCGTGCATGTAGACAATCTGCGCGGCGACAACGCCCATCACCAGTGCGAAACCGTGTTCAAGGCTTTCGGTCGCGCCCTACGGGCGGCCGCCGAGCGCGATCCTCGCATGGGCGAGGTGATTCCCTCGACCAAAGGTTCGCTGTAAATTGGCATTACAGGTCCGCTCTTGTCTTTCTGTCTTTCGCGCTGCTTTGCTGAAGTCAAACCGCCTCCTTCCCTGAATCGATGAAACGCGTTGCCGTTGTGGACTATGGCATGGGCAATCTGCGCTCGGTGTCGCAAGCCGTGGCGCATGTCGCCGCAGGCTCCGAGTTCGACGTGGTCGTGACCTCCGACCCCGCCGTGGTGCGCGCAGCCGACCGCGTAGTGCTGCCCGGCCAGGGCGCCATGCCCGACTGCATGCGTGAGCTGCGCGAGTCCGGCCTGCAAGAGGCCGTGCTGCAAGCGGCAGCCAGCAAGCCGCTGTTCGGCGTGTGCGTGGGCATGCAGATGCTGCTCGATCACAGCACCGAAGGTCATGTCGATGGTCTCGGCCTGATTCCCGGCCAGGTGCAGCGCTTCGAGCTCGACGGCCAGTTGCAGCCCGATGGCAGCCGCTACAAAGTGCCGCATATGGGCTGGAACGCGGTGTGGCAGGGTCGCGATGCGCGTGGGGCGCTGCATCCGCTATGGGCGCAGGTGCCTGACGGTGCGGCGTTCTACTTCGTGCACAGTTTTTACGCCGCGCCGCAAGACGGCAGCCACAGTGCGGGCGAGACCGAGTATGGCGTGCGGTTTGCCAGCGCGGTGGCGCGCGACAATCTTTTCGCCACCCAGTTTCACCCCGAAAAAAGCGCCGACGCGGGGCTGATGCTGTATCGCAATTTTCTGCACTGGTCGCCCTGACGGTGCGGTTTCCTCAACTTTCTTCGAGCCACTCTTTTCATTTTCCCTGACATCATGCTGCTCATTCCGGCAATCGACCTCAAGGACGGCCAGTGCGTTCGCCTCGAACAAGGTGAAATGCAAGGCGCCACGGTGTTCTCCAAAGATCCCGCCGCCATGGCCCGGCACTGGATCGACCAGGGCGCTGAACGCCTGCATCTGGTCGATCTCAACGGCGCCTTCGCGGGCAAGCCGCGCAATGCTGAGGCCATTGCCGCGATTCTCGACGAGGTGGGCGATGAAATTCCGGTGCAGCTCGGCGGCGGCATCCGCGATCTCGACACCATCGAGGCCTATCTCGATCAGGGCCTGAGCTTTGTCATCATCGGCACGGCCGCGGTGAAAAGCCCCGGCTTCCTGCGCGATGCCTGCAGCGCTTTTGGCGGGCACATCATCGTCGGCCTCGATGCCCGCGACGGCAAAGTCGCCACCGATGGCTGGAGCAAACTCACCGGCCACGAAGTCGCCGATCTGGCACGCAAGTTCCAAGACTATGGCATCGAAGGCGTGATCTACACCGACATCGGCCGCGACGGCATGCTCACCGGCATCAATATCGAGGCCACGGTGCGACTGGCCGAAGTGCTCGACGTGCCGGTCATCGCCTCCGGCGGCCTCTCAGGCATGGACGACATCGAAAAGCTCTGCGCGGTGGAAAGCAGCGGCGTCGAAGGCGTGATCTGCGGCCGCTCCATCTACACCGGCACGCTCGATTTCGCCGCCGCCCAACGCTACGTCACCAGCCGCTGACGCGGCTCTAAGCGACCCCACCATGCTGTTCAAACGCATCATCCCCTGTCTCGACGTGAACGGCGGCCGCGTGGTCAAAGGCGTCAATTTCGTCGGACTGCGCGATGCCGGTGATCCGGTGGAAATCGCCGCCCGCTACAACGCCCAGGGCGCGGACGAACTCACCTTTCTCGACATCACCGCCACCAGCGACGCCCGCGATCTGCTGCTGCACCAGATCGAGGCGGTCGCGTCGCAGGTCTTCATTCCGCTCACCGTGGGCGGCGGCGTGCGCACCGTGGACGACGTGCGCCGCCTGCTCAACGCCGGGGCCGACAAGGTCAGCTTCAACTCCGCCGCAGTGGCCAACCCGCAAGTCATCGCCGATGCTTCGGCCAAATATGGCGCGCAATGCATCGTCGTGGCCATCGACGCCAAGCGCCGCGCCGACGGCGAGGGCTGGGAGGTCTATACCCACGGCGGTCGCAAGGCGACCGGGCTCGACGCCGCGCAGTGGGCGGTGCGCATGGCGCAGGCGGGGGCGGGTGAAATCCTGCTCACCAGCATGGACCGCGACGGCACCAAGATCGGCTTCGATCTGGCGCTCACCCGCGCCGTGTCAGACGCGGTGAGCGTGCCCGTCATCGCCTCGGGCGGCGTGGGCAGTCTCGACCATCTGGCTGCGGGCTTTCTCGAAGGCCACGCCGACGCCGTGCTCGCCGCCAGCATCTTCCACTATGGTGAATACACCGTGGGGCAGGCCAAGCAATACCTGGCCGCGCGCGGCATCGCCATGCGGCCCGATCTGGCGCTGTGAGCGTCCTGCGCAAACTGCTGGGCCAGGGCGGGGGTGGAACGCCTAAAATCCATTCCATGAACTGGCTCGATCAAGTCAAATGGGATGCCCGCGGGCTCGTGCCCGCCATCGCGCAAGACGCGCACACCGGCCGCGTGCTCATGTTCGCCTGGATGAACCGCGAGGCGCTGGAGCTGACGCACCAGCGCGGCGAAGCGGTGTATTGGTCGCGCTCGCGCCACAAGCTGTGGCACAAGGGCGAAGAGTCCGGCCATGTGCAGACCGTGCGCGATATCCGCCTCGATTGCGACGGCGACGTGGTGCTGCTGCAAGTGGAGCAGGCGGGCGGCATCGCCTGCCACACCGGGCGCGAGTCCTGTTTTTTCAACAGCCTCGATCACGGCCATTGGAAGATGTCTGATCCGGTACTGAAAGACCCGGCACAGATCTATGACGGCGCGTCCGCGCATGGGCAGGTTGACGCGGCCGGGGCCGCCGATTCCAGCGCGGCGCTCGCGCGCATCTACGCCACCATTGTCAGCCGCAAAGGGGCCGACCCGAGCGCTTCTTATGTGGCGCGGCTGTTTCACAAGGGCGAAGACGCCATTCTGAAAAAAATCGGCGAAGAAGCTACCGAACTCGTCATGGCGGCCAAGGATGGCGAGGCGGAGAAAATTCTGTACGAGACCGCCGACCTGTGGTTCCACAGCCTGATCGCCCTGGCCCAGCACGGCCTCACACCGCAGCAAGTGCTTGCCGAACTGGAGCGCCGCGAAGGCAGGTCGGGTTTGGCCGAGTTCGCCGCGCGCGCGGTCAACCCCTGAACACAAGATTTTCTTCACGCTGTTGCCATCGCGCCATGACTGATTCCCAATGCATTTTCTGCAAAATCGCCGCGGGTGAACTGCCCGCCAAAGTGCTGTACCAGGACGAGGATGTGGTCGCATTTCACGACATTCACCCGGCGGCGCCCGTCCATTTCCTGATCATTCCCCGACTGCATCTATCGTCTTTGTTCGATGTGGGTACGGAGCATCAGGCTTTACTCGGTAAAATGTTGCAGCTTGTACCCCGACTGGCGCGTGAGCAGGGTTGTGATGACGGGTTTCGTACCGTCATCAACACCGGCCAGAATGGAGGGCAGGAAGTGTTTCACCTGCACTTGCACGTTATGGGCGGTCCCCGTCCGTGGAAAAAACAGGCCCCTTAATTTTTTTGCGGCGAAGGAGTAAATCATGGGCTCATTTAGCATTTGGCACTGGCTGATCGTGCTGGTGATTGTGATGATGGTGTTCGGCACCAAGAAGCTGAAGAACATGGGTTCCGACCTTGGTTCTGCGGTGAAAGGCTTCAAGGACGGCATGCGCGATGCCAGCGCAGATGACAAACCCGCCGAGGCCGACAAGCAGCTTGCCGCCGAAGCCAGCGCCAAGAAAGAAGCCATTGACGTGCAGGCCAAAGAGAAGTCGTCTTCCTGAAATTGGCCCTCACCGCGAGCCGGCAGCGATGCCGGTTTTTTGTCTTGCCCCGATTTTTTTGTATCTCGTATTTCGTATCTTTTTTCCTGCTCGGCTTGCCTGCTGAGCCATTGCTCCCACTGACCGCCCATGTTTGACATCGGAATGTCCGAAATCGGCCTGATCGGCGTGGTGGCCCTAGTTGTACTCGGGCCGGAGAAGCTGCCGCGCGTGGCTCGCACTGCGGGCAACCTGCTGGGCCGCGCGCAGCGCTACTTGGCTGAAGTGAAGGCCGAGGTCAATCGCCAAATCGATCTTGAAGAGCTGCGCAACGTGAAATCGTCCCTTGAGACCGCAGCGCAGGATATGAAAAAGTCGGTGAGCGACAACGTGGCCGAGGTTCAGGGCAGCTTTGACGATGCCTGGAAGGAAGCCACGGCGGGTCTGAGCGGCGAGGCCGAGCCTTCCATGGCCGATGGTTTTTCATCCCCCAGTCTGCCCAGCCCGGACTATCCGACCAAGAAACGCAAAAAACTCTCGGGCAATACGGTTCCGCAGTGGTACCGGCGGCAGGCGCGCGTGCGCACCCAGGCCTTGTCGGGTGCGGCGCGCATGGCGCGTTATCGCGTCAAACGCTGATCGCCGTGGTGATCAGTGTGCCGATGCGGCGCCCCTTCTGCTTGTTCCATCCTCTCTTTGTAATCGAGTGCATCGCCCGTGTCTGACCCCAAGAAAACAGTGACACCGGACAGCCCCGAGGCCGAGCAGCCGTTCATCTCGCATCTGATCGAGCTGCGCAATCGACTCATCCGCGCCATTGCGGCCATCGGCGTGGTGTTCCTTGTGCTGTCGATCTACCCCGGCCCTTCGGGTCTGTTCGATCTGTTGTCCCAACCGCTCATCGCGCATCTGCCCAAGGGCTCGACGATGATCGCCATTGGCGTGATCTCGCCTTTTGTGGTGCCCATCAAGGTCACGCTGCTGGTGGCGTTCATGATCGCCTTGCCTGCAGTGCTCTATCAGGTCTGGGCCTTTGTTGCGCCTGGTCTCTACACCCATGAAAAGCGCTTGGTCATGCCGCTGATCATCAGCAGCACGCTGTTGTTTTACATGGGGGTGGCGTTTTGCTACTTCTTCGTATTCGGGCGATTGTTCACCTTCATTCAGGGGTTTGCCCCGAAAGTGATCACCGCCGCCCCGGACATCGAGGCGTACTTGAGTTTCATGCTGACCATGTTCATGGCGTTCGGCACCGCGTTCGAGGTGCCGGTAGTGCTCATGGTGCTGGTGCGCTTCGGGCTGGTGACGGTTGAGCAGCTCAAATCCTGGCGCAGCTATTTCATCGTGGTGGCGTTCATCGTGGCGGCCATCGTCACGCCGCCGGATGTGGTGTCGCAGACTTCATTGGCGCTGTCGATGATTCTGCTGTTCGAGGTCGGCATTCTCGCGGCGAAGTATCTGGTCAAGTATTCAGCTCCGCCTTCCGACGAAGAGAAAGACGCGCAGTCGCCAGCAGCCTGAGCGCTACGCTAAACGCTTTTTAGCTCAGGGCAGCACGCCTTCTCCGTCTTCAGCGGGCGGCATCTGGCCGATGTTCTGCGGTCGGGTGCCGATGCGGACCTGCAGTGTGGTGGCCTTGCCGCCGCGCAGCACCTTAATCGCGGCTTCGCTTCCGGGCGTGAGCGCCGCCACGGCGTTAAGCAGTTGGCCGGTATTGACCACCGGCTTGCCCGCCACATCGAGCACCACATCGCCGGGGCGCACGCCCGCCTCGTCAGCCGGGCCTTTGCGCAGCACGCCGATGATCACCACGCCTTCCGGATGCGGCAGATTCAGGGTGCGCGCGAGCTGATCGGTCACATCCTGAGGTTCGACGCCGATCCAGCCGCGAACCACCTGTCCGGTGCTGATGAGTTGCTGCATGACATTGCGCGCCGTCGAGACCGGAACGGCGAAGCCGATGCCCAGCGAGCCGCCGCTGCGCGAGAAGATGGCGGTGTTGATGCCGATGAGATTGCCGTTGGCGTCCACCAGCGCGCCGCCGGAGTTGCCGGGGTTGATGGCGGCATCGGTCTGGATGAAATTCTCGAAGGTGTTGATGCCCAGCTGGGTGCGGCCCAGGGCGCTGATGATGCCCTGCGTGACCGTCTGGCCCACGCCGAACGGATAGCCGATGGCCAGCACCACATCGCCCACATGCGCGTTGGCATCGCTGCCGAATGTGATGACCGGTAGCTTGTTCAGCCCGATGCGCAGTACCGCGAGATCGGTATCGGGATCGCGCCCAACCAGGGTGGCCCGGGCTTCGCGTCCATCGGACAGCTTGACTTCGATCTGGTCCGCGCCTTCGATGACGTGGTTGTTGGTGAGGATGTAGCCGTCTGGGCTGACGATCACGCCCGAGCCGAGGCCGACGGTCGGCTGGCGGCTGCCCTGAAACTGGCGCAGCCAAGGGTCACGGCCCGGCAGACGGCGCGGAGCCTTCGAGGTGGTGATGGAGACGACGGCCGGCATGGCCTTGAGCGCCGCGGCGCTATAGCTTCCCGCGGCGGGCGCAGCGGCAGGCGCGGCCGGGGCGTCCTGAATGGTGACGACAGCCGGCGCGTTTGCCAGCGTGGAAACCGGGGCGCCGAAACGCACCCATTCCGGCTTGAGGGTGGAGACGACGAACAGCGCGGCTAGCGCAATCGTCACAGTCTGGGAAAATAGCAGCCAGAGGCGTCGCATACAGAGACCGAGTGAGGAGATGTCTCCCCACATGGCGGCGCGTCATCACGCTTCAAGGCCACCATGCGCAGAGACCATTTGCAGGGCGAAATCGACACTTATCTCGATTGCGCGCGTTTTACCGATTATTGCCCAAACGGCCTGCAGGTCGAGGGTCGGGAAGAGATTGCGCGCATTGTCACCGGCGTCACGGCAAGCCTGGCGCTGATCGAGCGCGCCATCGCGCTGCGGGCCGATGCGCTGCTGGTGCATCATGGCTATTTCTGGCGCGGAGAAGATCCACGCATCATCCGCCAGAAGCGCAAGCGCCTGGGGCTGCTGCTAGCCGCCGATCTCAACCTGTTCGCCTATCACCTGCCGCTCGACGCGCATGGCGAAGTCGGCAACAACGTCATGCTGGCGCGGCGGCTGGGCTGGTCGGTACAGGGCCGCTTCGGCAAACAGCAACTGGGCTGTCTGGGCAGCGCGCCGCAAGCGACCATCGGCCAGCTCGCGCAGGCCGTTGCGCGCGATCTGGGGCGCACGCCCCTGGTAGTGGGCGAGGCCGATGCGCCTGTCGGGACATTGGCCTGGTGCACCGGCGGCGCGCAGGACTGGATCGAAGACGCCTGGGCCGCGGGGGCGCGCACCTTTGTCAGCGGCGAAATTTCCGAACCCACGGCGCATTTCGCGCGTGAAATGGGCATCACTTATCTGGCCTGCGGCCACCATGCCACCGAGCGCGACGGCATTCGTGCGCTCGGCGACCATCTGGCCGCTCACTACGGACTCGACCATGTCTTCATCGACCTTGACAACCCCGCCTGAATCCGCGCCCAGCCGCCCGATCGCCCTGACTATGGGCGACCCCTGCGGCATCGGCCCCGAAACCCTCGTGCGGGCTTTTGCGCAAGGCGAGTCGAATGGGTGCGTGGTTTACGGCGACGCGGCTTGGCTGGCCCGTACGGCGCGCACCCTGCGGTTTTCACCCGATAGCAGCCGTCCGGCCATCGTGGAACTCGACGAACTGGCCGATTGGAAGAAGGTTCCGCGCGGGGCCATTCCCGTGCTGCCCATCGTCGCGCTGCCTGCCGATCTCGCCATCGGGCAGGTGGACGCCCGCGCGGGTGCAGCGGCCTACGCGTGCATCGAAGCCGCGGCCCGAGACGCCCTCGTGGGTCGGGTGGCCGCCGTGGTGACGGCGCCCATCCACAAAGCGGCGCTGCATGCCGCGGGCGTGAATTTTCCCGGGCATACCGAAATCCTGCAGCACATGGCTGGCGGCGTACCCGTGCGCATGATGCTGGCCAACGAGCAACTCAAGACCGTGCTGGTGACTGTGCACATGGCCTTGCGGCAAGCCATCGATGCGGTGACGTCCGAAGCCGTTTTGCAGACCTTGCGCATCGCCCATCAGGCTGCCCGTGGCTGGGGGCTGGCGCAGCCGCGCATCGCCGTTGCCGGACTGAATCCGCACGCGGGCGAGTCAGGCCTGTTCGGCGACGAGGAAGAGCGGATCATCGCCCCGGCGATTGCTCAGGCGCGCAGCGAGGGCATTGCCGCCAGCGGGCCTTACCCGCCTGATACCGTGTTCATGCGCGCGCGTCACGCACTGCCCGAGCACCCGGGCGCCTTCGACATCGTGGTGGCGATGTATCACGATCAGGGCTTGATTCCGGTGAAGTATCTCGGCGTGGAGCAGGGCGTAAACGTCACGCTGGGGCTGCCCTTTGTGCGGACCAGCCCCGATCACGGTACGGCGTTCGACATCGCCGGACGCGACCAAGCCGACCCCTCCAGCCTGATTGCGGCCATTCGCATGGCCCGCGATCTTGCCGTACTGCACTGAGAGCGCCCCCAGACCTGCCGCGTTCGCGTCTGGCTCCCGAGAGGGGGATGAGGCCCGCGGCTTCAAGCTGCCCTGCGGCAGCTTGAAAGGAGCCTGTCGGGCCGAGCGAAAAATTGACCCGGGTGTTCCACCTACCCTGCTGCTTTTTTAGGCGCGGGGGCAGGAGTGATCACCATGGACATGATTGGCAAGGTCCGGCGGTTGCATTTCCGCCAGCACAACGCTCTGTGCCGCGCCCGACGCAGCTTGCCTCAAGGATCCAAACCCGCCAACCAAAAGCCAACCCTAAGCAAAAACCGTAGACTTATTGCCATCCGGCTGCCCAGCAGTCGCCCTCAGACCCCGGGTCAAAATTGAATCGGCACGGTGGCTCAAAATTCCATCGGCACGAACAACTCGGCACCCCTCCATCAGTTTGACCATGTCCCAAGCTCTCGATTCTGCGGTTCAGGCCGCGCTGCAAACCCTTCAAGACCCGCAAACCGGCGCTTCGCTGGTCGCGGAAAAAGCCATCAAAAACTTGCGTGTGGACGGCGGCGACGTGTCGCTCGAAATTGAACTCGGCTACCCAGCGCGCAGCCTGCATGCCGATCTGCAAAAGCAAGTCATCACCGCGCTGCGCGCCGTGCCGGGGGTGCAGAACGTTTCGGTTTCGGTGCGCAGCCGGGTGGTGTCGCACGCGGTGCAGCGCGGGCTCAAGCCGCTGCCGGAAGTGAAGAACATCATCGCGGTGGCATCGGGCAAAGGCGGGGTGGGCAAGAGCACCACCGCGGCCAACCTCGCGCTCGCGCTGGCGGCGGAAGGTGCCCGTGTCGGCCTGCTTGACGCTGACATCTACGGCCCGTCCCAGCCCATGATGATGGGCGTCTCCGGCCAGCCGCAAAGCCGCGACGGCCAGAACATGGAGCCGCTGGAAAACTACGGCGTGCAGATCATGTCCATCGGCTTTCTGATCGAAGCCGACAACCCCATGATCTGGCGCGGCCCCATGGCCACGCAGGCCCTCGAACAACTGCTGCGCCAGACCGCGTGGCAAGACCTCGACTACCTCATCGTGGACATGCCTCCGGGCACCGGCGACATTCAACTGACCCTGAGCCAGCGTGTGCCGCTGACCGGCGCCATCATCGTCACCACGCCGCAAGACATCGCTCTGCTCGATGCGCGCAAAGGCCTGAAGATGTTCGAGAAAGTGGGCGTGCCCATTCTCGGCATCGTCGAGAACATGGCGATGCATGTGTGCTCCAACTGCGGCCATGTCGAGCACATCTTCGGCGCGGGCGGCGGCGAGAGAATGAGCCTTGATTTCAAGGTGGATTATCTCGGCGGCCTGCCGCTGGACATCCACATCCGCGAGCAGGCCGACAGCGGCCGTCCCACCGTGGTGGCCGACCCGGAGGGCGCCATCGCCCAGAGCTACAAATCCATCGCCCGCGCCGTGGCGGTGAAAGTCGCTCAGCAAGGCCGCGACTACACCGCCAAGTTCCCGACCATCAGCGTACAGAACAGCTGAACCTCTGCCATGCTTGCCCCGACCGATCGCTGGCAATTCTGGATCGACCGCGGAGGCACGTTCACCGACATCGTTGCGCGTCGGCCCGATGGGAGTTTGGTGGCGCACAAGCTGCTGTCGGAAAACCCGGAGCAGTACCGCGATGCGGCGGTGGCGGGCATACGCCAACTGCTGGGGTTGCAGCAGGGGGCTTTGATCACGCCGGGGCAGGTGGAGAGCGTGCGCATGGGCACGACGGTGGCGACCAATGCGCTGCTGGAGCGCAAGGGCGAGCCGCTGGTACTGGTGAGCACGCGCGGATTTCGCGACGCGCTGCGCATTGCGTACCAAAACCGTCCCAGACTATTTGACCGCCGCATCGTGTTGCCCGAGCTGCTTTACAGCCAAGTGATCGAGGCGCAGGAGCGCGTAGGCGCAGATGGCGCGGTATTGCAGCCGCTCGATGCCGAGGCCTTGCGGCGCGATCTGCAAGATGCCTTCGATGCCGGGCTGCGTGCGGCGGCGATTGTGTTCATGCACGGCTGGCGCGAGTCCGCGCATGAGCTTGCTGCGGCGCGCATTGCTCGCGAAGTCGGCTTTACGCAAGTGAGCACCTCGCATGAAACCAGCCCGCTGATGAAGTTTGTCTCGCGGGGCGACACCACGGTGGTCGACGCCTATCTCTCGCCCATTCTGCGGCGCTATGTCGATCAGGTGGCCGCCGAGATGCCGGGGGTGAAGCTGCTGTTCATGCAGTCCAGCGGCGGGCTCACCGAGGCCCACTCCTTTCATGGGAAGGATGCGATTCTGTCTGGCCCGGCAGGCGGCATCGTGGGCATGGCGCGCACCGCGCAGCAGGCGGGCCATGCCAAGGTCATCGGCTTCGACATGGGGGGCACCTCGACCGATGTGTCGCATTACGCGGGCGAGTTCGAGCGGGTGTTCGATACCCAGGTGGCCGGGGTGCGGGTGCGCGCGCCGATGTTGCACATTCATACCGTGGCGGCCGGGGGCAGTTCCATTCTGCATTTCGATGGCGCACGGCTGCGCGTGGGGCCCGATTCGGCCGGGGCCAGCCCGGGCCCGGCCAGCTACCGGCGCGGTGGGCCGCTGACCATCACCGATGCGAATGTGATGCTCGGCCGCATTCGCCCCGAGCACTTTCCGTCCGTGTTCGGGCCGCAGGCCGACGCCCCGCTGGACGCCTACGGGGTGCGCGAGCGCTTTACCGAACTGGCCGCGCGCATCGCCCGCGACACCGGCCAGCCACAAACCCCGGAGGATGTAGCCGAGGGCTATCTCGCCGTTGCGGTGCAGGCCATGGCCGGGGCGATCAAACGCATTTCGCTGGCGCGCGGCTATGACGTAGAGCGCTACACCCTGCAATGTTTTGGCGGCGCCGGGGCGCAGCACGCCTGCAGCGTGGCCGATGCGCTGGGCATGGAGCGGGTGTTCATCCATCGCTACGCCGGGGTGCTGTCCGCCTACGGCATGGGCTTGGCCGAGCAGACCGCCATGCAGCAGCGCAGTGTGGAAGCGCCGCTGCACGACGACCTGCTGCCGCGCCTGCACGATGTGCGCGACGCGCTGGCGGCGCAGGCTAGGCAGGAACTACAGGCGCAGGGCGTGGACGCGGGCAGCATCCGTCTGCGGGTCAGCGTGCTGTTGCGCTATGCGGGCAGCGACACCGCGCTGCCGGTGGCGCTGGCCGATGCGGCGGCGAT encodes the following:
- the apbC gene encoding iron-sulfur cluster carrier protein ApbC, with the protein product MSQALDSAVQAALQTLQDPQTGASLVAEKAIKNLRVDGGDVSLEIELGYPARSLHADLQKQVITALRAVPGVQNVSVSVRSRVVSHAVQRGLKPLPEVKNIIAVASGKGGVGKSTTAANLALALAAEGARVGLLDADIYGPSQPMMMGVSGQPQSRDGQNMEPLENYGVQIMSIGFLIEADNPMIWRGPMATQALEQLLRQTAWQDLDYLIVDMPPGTGDIQLTLSQRVPLTGAIIVTTPQDIALLDARKGLKMFEKVGVPILGIVENMAMHVCSNCGHVEHIFGAGGGERMSLDFKVDYLGGLPLDIHIREQADSGRPTVVADPEGAIAQSYKSIARAVAVKVAQQGRDYTAKFPTISVQNS